The genomic DNA AAATCCCTGCCTTCACGTGCGAGATTTGGGATGTATGAGAAAGCAACTATTCTTTTTATCCGCATTTCTACTGGTCTCTATACTGGTGCTTCGATTCACAACCCGGGATGAAGCCATTCCTGAACCAGCTTCCTCTTCTGAAGACCAACTCGAAGACATTACACAAGTTCGCTCCACATTCGGTTTCGATGAACAGAACTACACCATTCTACACGACACCATCCGACAGAATCAGTTCGTAGGGGATATACTATCCCAATACTTGGATTTTCCCAGCATCGACCGACTCTTGACCAACAGTAAGGATCATTTCGACCCACGCTATATACGCGTAGGACGCCCATACCATGTGGTGAGCAGAAAGGACAGCACTTCATCTGGGGTGGCCTTCATCTATGAACATGACCCCATTCGTTACACCGTGCTTCACCTCGAAGACAGCCTCTATGCCAGCACAGGCGAAAAAGAGATAGAGACCCGTGAGGCCATGGCAGAAGGGATTATCGAGTCCAGTCTATACCTCACCTTGACCGACCAAGGCTTGAGTCAGAACCTGGCCCTGGAAATGGCCGATATCTATGCTTGGTCCATCGATTTCTATCGGCTGCAGAAGGGAGACCGATTCAAGGTATTGTACGAGGAGCAGTTCATCGAGGATGAATTCATCGGTATCGGTGAGGTGAAAGCCTGTGTATTCACCCACAAAGACCTGGAATTCAGAGCCTACGCCTACAATCAGAACGGCAAAAGGGATTATTTCGATGAAGAAGGAGAAGGCCTGCGCAAGGCTTTCTTGAAGTCGCCTCTTAAATTCGGAAGAATGACCTCGGGATACTCCAACCGGAGATTCCATCCTGTGCAGCGGAGATTCAAGGCACATCGAGGGACAGACTATGCTGCTCCTCGAGGGACGCCCATACTCGCGACCGGAGACGGTGAAGTGATCAAATCATCCTATACCCGTAACAATGGGAACTTTGTCAAGATCAGACACAACAGCACTTACACCACCCAATATCTCCACATGAGCAAGAGAGCCGTGGAGAGAGGACAGCAGGTCGTGCAAGGGGAAGTGATCGGATACGTGGGAAGCACCGGTCTGGCCACCGGTCCGCATGTGTGTTATAGATTTTGGAAGAACGGCAAACAGGTGGACCATCGCAGAGAAGAATTTCCCAGTTCCGACCCGATACTTCCTGAGAATATGGACTCCTTCCAGCAGGTCAGAGATTCATTGGATCAGCAGCTTTCGCTCGGCCCAGAGGTCGTAGCTTTGATTCCATGAGTGCGATACAGAACTCTCTCTTCATCTTATTCCTCACATGCTGCTTCCTCATCCCGACCCAGGAATCCCATGCCCAGAGTTATGGAGCAAGCCTTGGGCTGCGACTGGGAAACAGTGCATATAGTCGCACCGTTGGATTGACCGGTCAGTATAGAATCGCCCGATTTGTGACCTTGGAAGGAATCATCCAGAGTGACTTCAAGTACAACACGACCGCTCATCTCATGCTCGAGCGACATAGACGCATCCTCACCAAGCGACTCAATTTCTACGTAGGATCCGGATTGTCCATCGGAGAAGAGCAGAGCGAGATGAAGAATCCGGATACCCAGACCATCACATATACCTATGGCAACCCTACACTAGGAGTCGACCTACTTTTTGGCGCTGAGACCACTCTATTGGGATACAATGTCTCTATCGACTATAAACCCAATTTCAACATCACTGGGCGTACACCGTGGTATAGCGGTCAGGTGGGTGTGTCCCTGAGACAAGTCGTCATCAAGGGAGCCGAACAGAACAAGCGTCAACGTCAAAGGGCAAAGGCCAAGCGCAAGAAAGAACGTGAGAAGGAGCGCGAAGAACGTCAAGAGGAACCCTGGCTTGGAGACTGGTTCCAGCGCACGTTCAAGAAGGATAAATAATCACTCCCTGTAGTAGTCCTCGTCATCCACAGCCCGGTGTCTGATCCATACCGGAGAGTCCTTATACTCAGAGAATCTGCGTTTGACATGGACCAAGAAATCATATTGGGAACTGTTCTTCAAGAAGTACTCTGACACATTGCAGAAGTCGATGAAATCATCGAATTCATCATCTTCCAGTTGGATGATATCATAGTCCACATATTTCTGGAATAGTTCCTTGAGTAATTCGCGCATCCGATCCTGATTGCGCAGCTCGGCCACCAAACGTTTTGAGCGTTCACGTCTGCTGAAAGATTGATAGAGAAAAGTGATGGGACTCTGAAGGGCATTGATACCCGATAATTGATAATCCTCGCGGTTGTATCCCAATTCTTCGATATCCTCTTTGATCTCTTCTAATTCCCGTTCTGGGATGACATCCACTGGAGGCAGGGTGACCACCAACTTCTCCATGTAGAAGGTCTTGGAGAGGACCGTCCCTTCGTAATCTGCAGGAATGGCAAAGGAAATGGTCTCATAGCCTATTGCTCCTACCAATAGGGTATCCCCTTTCTCTAAATTCATCACAAACTCCCCGTCCCCATTACCGAAAGTACCACTGCCTGAATTCTTGTCTACCGCCATCATCGTGGATAGTCCCACACCGTCTGTAGCATCTACCACCTTACCCTTCACCTTGACATATTCCGTCTGGGCAGAAAGTGTAAGAGATGTAGAAAGGCCGATAAGAACTAGAAATCTCAATCCCATAATACCGCTATTGAACGCTCAAAAGATATGCCAATTGCCTGAGACCCCTTGAACTGGAGAATGGCAAGCATCATAGACCCACTTTGTATATTCGCGGCCATGTGGAGAACAGCATTATTCAGCATCTTGATCCTGCTTGTCGCCTGTAAGAGCGAGCAGCAGGTAAGCACCCTGACCGGTGGCAAGGAACAATTGAAGAAGGACATCACGTATCTGGCCAGCGATGAGCTTGAAGGTCGGGATACCGGGACAAAAGGAGAAGCCTTAGCGGCACAGTATATCGCGGATCGATTCAAGGCATTGGGCTTGACACCTGCCGGGGATGAGGGCACTTTCTACCAGACCTTTGAATTCACTGGATCACCCAAACTTTCTCAAGAGAACCGTTTAGTGATAGATGGTCGGGAAATAGCAGATAGCCTCTATTATCCATTGAATTTCTCAGGTAGCACAGCCTTCAGCGGCCCGGCCGTAGATGTGGGATATGGCATCGTAGCTCCTGATATGAACTATGATGATTACACGGGCAAAGAAGTGCGTGATAAGATCGTTACCATGAAGATCTCATCACCAGATGGCATCCATCCACACTCGGCCTATATTACGTATCACGACCTACGCCAGCGAACTGAGACCGCTATGCTTCGCGGTGCCAAAGCCGTCATCTTGTATAATGACGATCCAACAGCTCAAGCACCCAGTAAGACCTTGACCGAGAATGTCAATGAACTGGAAATCCCTGTTCTCTTCTTGAATGAAGACCCACAGGGTGCACAAGCGATAGAAGTAGATTTCACTATCGAGCGACCCAAACTTCAAGGGAAGAATGTACTTGCGCTCCTCGATAATGGAAAGGAACGCACCTTCATTATCGGAGCGCACTATGACCACCTAGGACACGGAGGTGGAGGAAGTCTTCATCGGGGAAAGCCTGAGATCCACAACGGTGCAGATGACAATGCCAGTGGTGTGGCCGCCATGCTCGAGCTGGCCCGTATTCTGAAAGGTAAAGAACTCGACCACAATGTCCTTTTTCTGGGATTCAGTGGAGAAGAACGTGGGCTACTTGGAAGCAATTTCTTCGTGAAGAATCCTACCATGAATCTCGAAGAGGTGAACTACATGCTCAATATGGATATGGTCGGGAGGTTGAGCGAAAAACGCAACAAGGTCATCATCAATGGTGTGGGGACTTCCCCTGCCTGGGATTTCATCGATAGCACCTTGGTCGTTGAAGGTCTGGAGGCCAAGACCACCGAGGCCGGTACCGGACCATCCGATCATATGAGTTTCTACTTGAATGATGTGCCCGTATTGCATTTCTTCAGTGGCACCCACGAGGACTATCACAAACCCTCTGATGACGAACACCTCATCAACTATGACGGGATAGAAGATATCATCGCCTATATGGAACACATCATCTATGAAGTGGATGATGATGGGGAATTGGAATTCACCCAGACCAAGGAAGAGAAGAAGGAAGCCGCCCGCTTCAAAGTCACATTGGGAGTCATTCCGGATTATCTATATGAAGAGAAAGGAATGCGTATCGATGGGGTGACCGAAGGTCGCCCAGGTCAGAAGGCGGGAATCCAAAAAGGAGATGTCATCATACGAATGGGACAGAAGGAAATAGGTGACATCTACGCCTATATGGAAGGACTCTCCACCTTCGAGACGGGAGAGACCACTACCTTAGTGGTACTCCGGGATGGCACAGAGGTCAGCTTGGAGGTCACATTCGACTGATGGAGGACAATCCCAGCATAGGTGTTATTGGCAGTGGTAGTTGGGCCACGGCCTTGGTCAAGATGCTCCAGAACAACCTCGATGAGATCCATTGGTTGGTCCGATCTGAAGAGCAGAAAGAACACATTCAGAAGTACGGTCACAACCCCAGATACCTCCCTAGCGCTGATCTGGAACCGGACAAGTTACGGATGGACACCGATATACATCGGGTCATCGCCACCTCGGATATCCTCATCATGGTGGTGCCTTCGACCTACATCTACAGTGTATTCAGGGAGGTGGATAAGCAAGAATTGGAAGGTAAGATCATCTTCTCATCGGTCAAAGGGATGGTCTCTGAATTCGATATGGTCCCGGCAAAATTCTTCCACAAGCGATTCGACATACCATATAAGGATCTCGGTATCATCTGTGGGCCATGTCATGCTGAAGAAGTGGCTATGGAGCGTCTCTCCTATCTGACGGTAGCCTGCAAAAAGAAGAAGAAAGCAGAGTATCTGGCAGAGATGTTGGCTTGCAGATACATCAAGACCCATGTCAGCGATGATGTCATCGGAAGTGAGATAGCTACTGCGATGAAGAACGTCTTTGCCATCGCCAGTGGAGTAGCCCATGGATTGGGCTATGGGGACAATTTCCAGGCAGTGCTCGTATCCAACGCGATACGAGAGATGGAAGAATTCCTGGATGAGGTGAAATCCATCCACCGGGATGTGAAATCAAGCGCCTATCTCG from Flavobacteriales bacterium includes the following:
- a CDS encoding M20/M25/M40 family metallo-hydrolase — its product is MASIIDPLCIFAAMWRTALFSILILLVACKSEQQVSTLTGGKEQLKKDITYLASDELEGRDTGTKGEALAAQYIADRFKALGLTPAGDEGTFYQTFEFTGSPKLSQENRLVIDGREIADSLYYPLNFSGSTAFSGPAVDVGYGIVAPDMNYDDYTGKEVRDKIVTMKISSPDGIHPHSAYITYHDLRQRTETAMLRGAKAVILYNDDPTAQAPSKTLTENVNELEIPVLFLNEDPQGAQAIEVDFTIERPKLQGKNVLALLDNGKERTFIIGAHYDHLGHGGGGSLHRGKPEIHNGADDNASGVAAMLELARILKGKELDHNVLFLGFSGEERGLLGSNFFVKNPTMNLEEVNYMLNMDMVGRLSEKRNKVIINGVGTSPAWDFIDSTLVVEGLEAKTTEAGTGPSDHMSFYLNDVPVLHFFSGTHEDYHKPSDDEHLINYDGIEDIIAYMEHIIYEVDDDGELEFTQTKEEKKEAARFKVTLGVIPDYLYEEKGMRIDGVTEGRPGQKAGIQKGDVIIRMGQKEIGDIYAYMEGLSTFETGETTTLVVLRDGTEVSLEVTFD
- a CDS encoding NAD(P)H-dependent glycerol-3-phosphate dehydrogenase, with the protein product MEDNPSIGVIGSGSWATALVKMLQNNLDEIHWLVRSEEQKEHIQKYGHNPRYLPSADLEPDKLRMDTDIHRVIATSDILIMVVPSTYIYSVFREVDKQELEGKIIFSSVKGMVSEFDMVPAKFFHKRFDIPYKDLGIICGPCHAEEVAMERLSYLTVACKKKKKAEYLAEMLACRYIKTHVSDDVIGSEIATAMKNVFAIASGVAHGLGYGDNFQAVLVSNAIREMEEFLDEVKSIHRDVKSSAYLGDLLVTAYSNFSRNRNFGHMIGKGYNVRTAMMEMNMVAEGYYAVKSLIAMNEKYECEIPITKAVYRILYEKNAPKLEFYLLADKLT
- a CDS encoding peptidoglycan DD-metalloendopeptidase family protein — its product is MRKQLFFLSAFLLVSILVLRFTTRDEAIPEPASSSEDQLEDITQVRSTFGFDEQNYTILHDTIRQNQFVGDILSQYLDFPSIDRLLTNSKDHFDPRYIRVGRPYHVVSRKDSTSSGVAFIYEHDPIRYTVLHLEDSLYASTGEKEIETREAMAEGIIESSLYLTLTDQGLSQNLALEMADIYAWSIDFYRLQKGDRFKVLYEEQFIEDEFIGIGEVKACVFTHKDLEFRAYAYNQNGKRDYFDEEGEGLRKAFLKSPLKFGRMTSGYSNRRFHPVQRRFKAHRGTDYAAPRGTPILATGDGEVIKSSYTRNNGNFVKIRHNSTYTTQYLHMSKRAVERGQQVVQGEVIGYVGSTGLATGPHVCYRFWKNGKQVDHRREEFPSSDPILPENMDSFQQVRDSLDQQLSLGPEVVALIP